The stretch of DNA actgtatattaaagtATGTTTGTCATTGTGTTTTTAATAGATTTTGTTACTCAGAGGACCTTACTGCAAAATATGTCATGTCCGTCTCCAGTAATAGCACAGAGGTCTGCGTGAGTTTAGCATGTAGGTCTGAAGTGACAGTGTTTGTGTCTTTAAGCTTCCAGCATATATCAGCACATCGCAAGATCACACCTTTACTCAGAATAAACCATTGACTTCTGCGAATTGAATAAAGGGAGATTTTACTCAGCTGTTAACTGAACTTTTTTCCCTTGAGTTTCATAATGTCTGTAGAtctatgttttttgtttgagcACTTAAAAAATTTGGGCCAGTCACatcaaacatttttaaaggtgCTGCATCATGGACTTTTACTTTTGCACTCACAGTATAGCTTTGAGGAGCACGTAGAGATGTGCGACTACTGATATCTgtgatgtttgtgtttcataGGTAAAAACGTGAGGGGTTGTACATGCAAAAAAGAGTGCGCTGGTTATGTGTACCAGTATCTGCGACAAGGAGTCTTGAAATGTGAAGAGTGCACTAACAAATGTACCGGTCAGTTTTTCAACATTCACAGCAACAGTTTTTTACACTTGAAATGGTGACCCTGTATATAAATCCAAGTTTGATGAGATgaagagcatcaaagtttgattttcaatctttgacatgatcttagtcagtattaaagacatcaaggatacactgtaaaaaaatccgtagaaattgcagctgggttgccggtaatttaccgtagatttaaatttatgttatttactgccaacattttgttcaaagttgaataaacattaaacatttacaagtctttgtctttacagagtaaaagtaaaaaaacagcaccaagcaaaacattctgggaaacaaaatctgaagcaaaaaaacagaaaaaggttgatgatgatttctggttcccagaatgctttgcatgaggctgttattgtatagttttattctgtaaagatagagacttgttaatatttaaaatttatttaactttgaacaaactcttgccagaaaataacataaatttaaatctacggtaaattaccggcaacccagctgcaataacattgtaatttctacggatttttttacagtgtatatttttacagaatgttctttacataatatgaaatgattttatgtagaaaacagtacatCACAAAAACATTACTTTAGCTTTTACTTAGTTTTGTTTTTGCCTACTATTGTCCATATcctcttaaagaaatagttcaacTTTATCCTTAAATGAAAATCAgcccatattttactcatcccCAATCCATCCTATATGTTtatgactttcttctttcagccaaacacaggcagagttatattaaatattatccTGGCCCTTTTATAATGGTactggatagtgccccatttttaaagctccaaaaagtgcattcatccatCAAAAGCTTATCCTTACTGGTTATTTAATGATTTCTAAGGTTAagcaatgtgtttttgtaaggttGGGTCACTCAGCTATCTCATAAACACACGTATGGCTGTAGTTTATACagtgtgaaaaataaatatttatacaccctgctattttgcaagttctcccacttagaatcatggaggggtctgaaattgtcatcgtaggtgcatgcccactgtgagagacataatcgtaataaaaaaatccacaacgtatgattttttttaactatttatttgtataatacagctgcaaataagtatttgaacacctgagaaaatcaatgttaatatttggtacagtagcctttgttaGAGGTCAAACATTTCTtgtagtttttcaccaggtttgcacacactgcaggagggattttggcccactactccacacagatcttctctaaataagtcaggtttctggcctgtcgcTGAGAAACACATAGTTTGAGTTTcctccaaagattctctattgggtttaggtctggagattggctaggccacgccagaaccttgatatgcttcttacagagacactccttggttatcctggctgtgtgcttcgggtcattgtcatgttggaagacccagacttgacccatcttcaatgctctaactgagggaaggaggttgttccccaaaatctcgCAAAACACATGGTcccggtcatcctctccttaatacagtgcagttGCCCCGTCCCATGTGTagaaaaacacccccaaagcatgatgctaccaccccaTCATTCTTTTTCCTCCAAACACATATAGTGGgattatgaccaaaaagttatattttggtctcatctgaccacatgactttctcccatgactcctctggatcatccaaatggtcattggcaaactaaAGACGGGCCTGGatatgtgctggtttaagcaggggaaccttccgtgccatgcatgatttcaaaccatgacgtcttagtgtattaccaacagtaaccttggaaacggtggtcccagctcttcTCAGGTCATTGAGCAGCTCTtcccgtgtagttctgggctgatttctcacctttcttaggatcattgagaccccacgaggtgagatcttgcgTGGAAccccagtccgagggagattgacagtcatgtttagcttcttccattttctaatgattgctccaacagtggaccttttttcaccaagctgcttggcaatttccccgtagccctttccagccttgtggaggtgtacaattttgtctctagtgtctttggacagctctttggtcttggccatgttagtagttggattcttactgattgtatgtggtggacaggtgtctttatgcagctaacaaCCTCAAACAGGTTCATctaatttattataataaatggagtggacgTGGACCTTTTAAAGGCAGAATAACAGGTCTTTGAGGttcagaattctagctgatagacaggtgttcaaatacttatttgcagctgtatcatacaaataaatagttgaAAAATCAAGATTGTTTTTGGTTGAAAGAAAGTAATCTAGGATGATTTGAGAATGCCAAACATTCAggcaaattttcattttgggatgaactgttcctttaaaaacaaTGGCGCTGTACGAtgcttttaaataatatttttgtttataataaaagattCTTGTAGTGGTAAAGGTTCTTTAGAATATTAAAGGGTAAGAAAGAAATATTTGTTTCAGTAACTTTTGACTGAAAAGTTCTTTGGGgaaccatttttttctgtgacATTGCTGGGAAGAAGCttttgtagcacctttatttttaagtgtgtaATACTGGGTTACTTAAATAAACTGAGTTGTAAGCATGTCGTGAAAAGTCTTGAAGAAActgacaaaaaaaacatgggaAAATTCTTGTGcatgttataaaactatatcaTTCTGCACTGtcagacaaaaaaaacatgggtAAAAATATACCCAAGCTCTCATTGGTGCAGTACCCCTTAAAGGATccaaatatgtaccatttatgtacagatatgtatacatttggtacaactatatgtactttttagaagggtaccgccccagtgacagctagagaTCATTTTTGACCTTTATTTCTAACagtgtgtattgtgtgtttgCATTGACTCATCTGTATGTTTCTGTATGTTTGGATGGAAACAGGGAATCATATTGAAGTAACTTCATGCACTTTTGAACATAACCGTGTGTGCCACTGCAGAGCTGGTTTCTTCTGTGAAAATGGTAACAATCTTTCCACATATTGCCAAAATGGTTGTAATCCATGTCCGATCGGCACGTTCTCCAGCGTGCCCTCTTTGAACCAAAGCTGCAGACCTCATACAGAGTGAGTAATATTTATAGATGATGCAATACTTACAGTAAATACTTTAACATACCCATAAATATAACATGGACACATAAGGTCATGCACAGAGCATAATCGATCTACTGTGGTTTGAGTCTCCtttattttatgcatgtttacTGTTACTTTCAACATTCTGTCTATTAAAAGTcactatatttaaaaaatatatatattccaGAAGACATGTTTTTAAACCTTCTCATGTCTCTTACTTCTTCCTTTAGTTGTGCTAAGTTAGGAAAGAAAATTCTGAAAGAGGGCACAGCGACTCAGGACAGAAAGTGTGGGGATCCTGAGACTACTACACCCATCCCAACCAAAGCCATTATCCCAGCCAAAGCCATTATGCCAACCAAAACCATTATGCCAGCCAAAGCCATTATGCCAACCAAAGCCATTATGCCAACCAAAGCCATTACCCAAACCAAAGCCATTATCTCCATGTTGTATTCCAGTACAGAGGTTACACAAACACGCCGAATGTATTCAGGGTCTACGGATAAGACTACCTATGCTACCTCAGTAAACACAGGTAAAACCATATTCACTACCTGTTAGCTACAGTATATGTTTGTCACAGCATACGCTTATGCATTTTCAATGCAAGATTCTCAGGGAAAACCTAGGATTATCAGAACATGAGTCAAATTAAGAAAACTTTTTTATAGTTAcacaaatatactgtaaaatatttctgtagaaattacagtattacttgGTATttctggcaactagctgccagtaacttactgtagattttacatttatgttatttactggcaacagttttttCAAAGTTACTCCTTATCTTCtatagtaagttactggcaaccagctgcataattacggcaaattttttgcaaaaccaaaatttaaaatttaaataaacatgcaATTACCCATATTTATTTCTGAGTCCATAACTGGACAACACAAGCAACTTAGCCTGATGGTCAAGTAGGATGCACCGATGCTAAATTTCTCTGCTGATACCAATATCCGATTATTAGGAGTGATGTCTCCCAATACTAATAGTTTGTTGGTTTtaccttttttaatttttttttaaatgaatgataattattatttgtaggaaatacaaataaaaactttattctctttatttcaacttttttcaAAGTAACTGATACGATTATTGGCCGATATGTCAGTGCATCTCTACCAAGCACAGGGTTCCCActggtccttgaaatccttgaaagtttgtgaatggGGGGGTACAAGGCCCTgagaagtttttaaaaatataaatacacagatacaggtcattgaagtACCTtgaaactatttaatgcaagaagttttttgggaaaaaatccatattattccctgtgtagtgtaggataatataaaaaaaatctagactTTTTAAACACACGTGCTAAATtgttcgctttaaatgtttatatcttctgtatgcgaatgttgattcatagcaaaatgcttttttgcacagttgtgtttgacacatgaaatcgtctctggttacgtatccaactgttgttccctgagaagggaacgagacgctgcgtctcccttgccatacttcccgcgtccctgtaacgccgtctttggcaatatttcagatagcgatataattcctggctcccgcgtcaccctgtctttgtcgtttagcctcaccattggttgaatttgatatacacattcagacgcacttacccttggaggtgtccccaaagtgtcactgcagtgacgcagcgcgagttccctcgaaagggaactgtaacaatgtatctttaaaggtaacacgatttaaccttgctctcacttaaaatgtgtccccacatttagtccttgaacttattggacctggaaaaccttgaaaggtccttgaataaGAAGTTaataactaaggtgtgggaaccctgcaagCAGTATCCTATTGTGTGCCGTATTGCATAATccatattatatttttaaaagtagcCAATATGTGTGTACACTGTACAGTACGGCAATGTATCAATTTAAGCATATTCATTGCATTACTCTCTTGTCAACACTAGGGGACAGTCAACTATTGGATCAAGCTCAAGACGGCATGTCAAAAGACAACCTGCTGCTATTAATCCTGTTGATAATACTGATGCTGGTGGTGGCTGTATTCTGTATGCTGAGAAAAAGCACTGCACATAAAACCCTTTCAAAATGGACAGGTATGATATAAAGGCCAATACAGATATTAATTTGCCTGCAACTTTTGGATtttatgaaacaaaaacaaaccttttcaaATGGGAACCTCTGTGTTCATGTTTGAAGTGTAATGCAAGTACCTATAAATTGGCTGGAATCCACCCAGGTCACTTTTTACAGTAAGCACCGTCCTCTCACGTGCTTTAATTCCCATAAGGCAGCGTCTTAAcataaacattactggtgtttCAGAATGACATTCCTCTAACACATGAACGGTAGCCTGAGAAACCACAAAACGCCTATACATATAGCTTACAGTCAGCATGCCCTAACACGATCTGCCAACACAATGAAAGTGTTACATGCAACATATTAATTTcattcttgttttgtttttttagattTCATATCTGGAAAGCACgtgagtatttttgtgtgacCACATATAAAATTCATGTCAAGTCATTCACTATTTTTATTTCGGTTACCTCCACAATGCTGTTTTAAGACAGTTTACTCCACATTTTGTCATAATGTGGATTTTTCCCCTTCACTATTTTCTCGTTCTCATCACGTTGCAAAAAAGTACCATTAAGTGTCTATATGAGTCATATATCAAATATAGGCTGTGTCTCAATAAGCTCCCatgttcagtagtcagggctgTCTCAATTGCAAAATCCTTCCAATGCACCGCAGCAttcgttccctaaaaattcccacaatgcaacgcaaaCACCAATGAGCATAGATGGTCCCATATGTCCTCTTACCAGAACTCACGTGACCGTTTCTGAAGCTCTCCAAATGAAAATCTTGTGAGTCAACCACtgatataaatgactggattgcgcatgacatCACAATTGTAAAGCCACGATTTTAACATAAACGTTGCAAATAACATCAGAAGTAACAATTCATTTACATACACATAACCTAAAAAATAATCTTGTGTGACTGATACACTGTAAACCGGTTGAATTcagatcatgattttgaatgtaagtcaatgacgccctctgccggttgggtataccaagatggccgctcgaacTCTTCTAtgtgcaatccagtcatttatatagatcagtggagtcatctcaataaactttattaaccGTGAGAGAACTTTTGAAAATGCAAACgtttcttttagttttaatataaacacacattgttAGACCGGAAGGGGCCACAATCTACTttgtgggccctattttaacaatctaagtgcatgctctaaatgggcgtgtccgaatccacttttgctaatttaacgatgggaaaaatggtttgtgcaccAAACACACagtcgaaaagggttgttcctattcttttaatgagtaatgggagtattttgggcaaaacgtgcagtaaaccaatgagagtctcagctctcatcccctttgaaagccagttgcgctggcgctatgtctaatccctatttggATGATGGACTTTGTAAACTCTGAGAagctaagcggaggaagaagatccccagtttaaaattaatgttaaataattgtgttgtttttcatttgtattgaaattgtaatttttttgtattaaaacctttaaaacacattttcttgtagtcatggaagtaaaaatagcaggcttttaattggtgtaaatgtatggctattcaatatcatcaaaaaataatttacaagtatgtaagaaaaggtttgtactctaaaaatactttatttgtaacaaacaggtgagaaaagaatttacaaacgtgcggagagccgtttcagCACCCGGACAGTgccatgagtttttttttttaagcattacttataattagtcctcatttatgttcaagagactcaataataatcttttacatttgaatgctttaattgttcatatttaaaagcgtttttgtgctgctgcgcatccatgtgtgtgataagcaaacccacgTTGTCGTctcgtttataggcgcatatttctaacgcgcccattaaataacaaaaacaatcttgcaccattgactttagagcaggttttagGTGTttaatggcgtagtctattttagttgcctcaaaatagcaactcggcaacaatgcgcctgaacacacctcgtttttagatcagaacgcccatgggcgcaaaaatgggcgcaaatgaatttgttatttaaacaacgtggtgctaaacgtgaaaacgataattgcgccgggttgaaacaagcaaaagacacttgcgtcaaAAGACAATTGCGCTGCATtgtatgatagagcccaatATGTAAATGTGATATTCCTCCAAATTTATGGATGGTTATGTAATGAATAATGAAAgtgttttgcataatatactttaacaagtgttttaaaaataaagtcagagagatgttggttttgccgatTGTTGACAAataacagctgtgaatgatcacaaCCCGCTTAAGCAGTCATGTCACAGGAAtataagtgaacagtgtcccaagtGAGCAATAAACTGATTCACGACCTCaggagctgattgagacacaccCATAGTCTTCTGAAGCCATCCTATGTCATAGtacataaaaaatgaatgatgtGGAAAACTGTAAAACTTTAATGTCcagcattttaataaagttttttaattAAGGCGCTGTATGCAACATTGACTTTTATCAATTGGTACCGCAGtccaaaatcaaaatattagAGACGGTGTTTCCCTGTTCCTCTATCGGGTAGCCAGACACACACAGGAGTGCAACTGATGATCGAAAGCATACAGTGATGTGAAAAACTGATAAGATATTccgaaaaaaaagagaaagtaaTTGAGATCTGTCAGTCTGAAAAAGGTTATATAGCCATTTCTAAGGGCTCACTCAAATGATCCAAACCAAACCGGATGTTAAAAGTATGAGTGCGTGCTTTTGGGGGAGTAGGGACAATCAcactggggcatggtttggtttagtttgtaTAATATGAGTGCGCCCTAAAGCTTTGGGACTTCAGGGAACCACAGTGAGAGCCATTATCCACAAATGAGAACCTTCCCATGAGTGGCCGGCCGACCAAAATTACCCCAAGAGCGCAGCGAGGATAATCCAAAAGGTCACAAAAGACCCGACAACAACATCCAAAGAACTGCAGGCTTCACATGTGTTGGTTAAAGGCGATTTAAACGAATCTGTGTTGCGTCACTTATTGTTGACGTTCGAAATGTTGTCAAACAAACGctgcgtagctaactcctcccacTTCCTCCGTGCTTTCTGAACGAGTCATGAACACGTccaacccccactcccaaatccttctttTCTTTAatttggctggaacacttttttatgtttcctagtggtaggtttgacccatagactgtaaaaaaagatggacgacgcctgttcactctcttccattggtgaaaagtgaagccgccagagtcccgatatggcgctgacatcttgggtcttgagtctgcgcattagtgatttcgggaccagtcatgcgcagtagtgagcaggaagtgaacccgcgaaatcaaaaccccgccctcgctctcgcagaatgcgcatatcacacgatatcacagctgtcaatcatgacgtgacaccaccgtttttatatcattaaataactaactaaacacaaacttattttaaaaacaaacattttaatttacatcagtgtgataaaaactacaataaatgacagaaactaggttcggaaaaaagataattgaagtgtaattaatttttttagttggtctcaagtcccattgaataacatggggagggggggtttatgacctatactgggaccagtcactggggggcgatcgagaagttttggcttcacttttcagggcttgtgcggcacgcttggtttgaccactttgtttttgttgtttcagtTTTCGGAGCCTGGGCCGTCTACAGAGACcgcgttttttttacagtttgttcaggggacaggcagctagcacATAGTGGGGatatgtttactgtatgaaacaaaaaaatgttctttggcctaaaacgcgtgaattcacTTGAGACTGGGCAAAATGAACATAAAGGGCTCATCTCAGTTTTGCTAGAAAACATTTTGATGATCCCCAAGACTTTTGGGAAAATACCCTGTGGACTGACGagacaaaattttaactttttggAAAGTGTGCATCCCATTACATCTGgcttaaaagtaacacaacatcTGGGGATGTTTTGCAGCTTCAGTACCTGGAAGACTTGCTGTGATAAATGAAACCATGAATTCAGCCGTCTACCTAAcaggacaatgatccaaaacacaccagcaagtccacctctgaatggctgaagaaaacaaaatgaagactttgAAGTGGCCTAGTCAAAGTCCTGACCTCAATCCTATTACGATGCTGTGGCATGACCATAAAAAGGTGGTTCATGCTCGAAAACCCTCCAATGTGGGTGAATTACAATAAGTCTGCAAAGATGAGTGTACCAAAATTCCTCCACAGCGCGATAACAGATTCATTGCAAGTTTTTCGTAACACTTGATTGCAGTTCTTGCTGCAATCATGTTATTAGGTTTAGGAAgaaaacactttttcacaccactgtacgTTTATCTTGCAGCATCATTCCTCCACCCCATTGCTTCACTCTCCACTAGAATCTTATCCAGTTAGGAATGGGGGAGTACTCTGGATTCAGGATAAAATTCCAAGTTCAGAGCCCTCCCCTCAGAAAGCACGGcaaatatgctttattattAAATCTGATTGAttacattttcatgcaaaaTCATGACGATTTCAAAAAGATTCAGATTGTTCAACATGGTCACTGTATTTCACCCAATTCCCAATTCCAGAATTTAACAGAAAAGAGCCGGATAGTGGAAGGTGACGCCCCACTCGACAGTGATGTCA from Paramisgurnus dabryanus chromosome 14, PD_genome_1.1, whole genome shotgun sequence encodes:
- the LOC135740668 gene encoding uncharacterized protein isoform X2, with the translated sequence MKTSTSSITTFILICYLFLPSLHANCPDRCEKGKNVRGCTCKKECAGYVYQYLRQGVLKCEECTNKCTGNHIEVTSCTFEHNRVCHCRAGFFCENGNNLSTYCQNGCNPCPIGTFSSVPSLNQSCRPHTDCAKLGKKILKEGTATQDRKCGDPETTTPIPTKAIIPAKAIMPTKTIMPAKAIMPTKAIMPTKAITQTKAIISMLYSSTEVTQTRRMYSGSTDKTTYATSVNTGDSQLLDQAQDGMSKDNLLLLILLIILMLVVAVFCMLRKSTAHKTLSKWTDFISGKHNLTEKSRIVEGDAPLDSDVRCQSTGMMSHSGSGQQVNMEHNVKGENVNNTVGVFVFHNTVDVFWISL
- the LOC135740668 gene encoding uncharacterized protein isoform X1 codes for the protein MKTSTSSITTFILICYLFLPSLHANCPDRCEKGKNVRGCTCKKECAGYVYQYLRQGVLKCEECTNKCTGNHIEVTSCTFEHNRVCHCRAGFFCENGNNLSTYCQNGCNPCPIGTFSSVPSLNQSCRPHTDCAKLGKKILKEGTATQDRKCGDPETTTPIPTKAIIPAKAIMPTKTIMPAKAIMPTKAIMPTKAITQTKAIISMLYSSTEVTQTRRMYSGSTDKTTYATSVNTGDSQLLDQAQDGMSKDNLLLLILLIILMLVVAVFCMLRKSTAHKTLSKWTDFISGKHNLTEKSRIVEGDAPLDSDVRCQSTGMMSHSGSGQQVNMEHNVKGENVNNTVGTIVIISPGTVILGSNSSDKKEDAEVCEEDIPLICTPQQESTLPQVRIKVSAQEEKELSFPVPATGK